A section of the Hevea brasiliensis isolate MT/VB/25A 57/8 chromosome 17, ASM3005281v1, whole genome shotgun sequence genome encodes:
- the LOC131175268 gene encoding ubiquitin-like domain-containing protein CIP73 — translation MGDDGAQKIPRAGEAEGSETTIEIKIKTLDSQTYTLRVDKQMPVPALKEQIASVTGVLSEQQRLICRGKVLKDDQLLSAYHVEDGHTLHLVVRQPLLPSSDGMPNHSATDPASSTSRGHVAPSVVIETFSVPDQGDGVPLEISRIVSAVLGSFGFQNIGGGNEGLDAARRGQHRSPTASGTPDAAGLLPEQAGSRVQSDRSQSAFGLPTGVSLESLNPLVIPDSLTTLTQYLSLMRREFNAIGRVGENIAQGEAIQRTEQRDSDSTSRSGTVQEPLPTPASLAEVMLSSRQFINGQVAECLQQLARQLESQANVTDPASRSSTQSSAWRTGVQLHNLGAFLLELGRTTMTLRLGQAPSDAVVNAGPAVFINQSGPNPLMVQPLPFQPGAGFGAVPVGSVQPGSGLVNGIGTGFLPRRIDIQIRRDLL, via the exons ATGGGAGATGATGGTGCTCAGAAAATTCCTAGGGCAGGTGAGGCTGAAGGTTCAGAGACgacaattgaaataaaaataaaaactttggACTCTCAAACATATACTTTAAGAGTGGACAAACAG ATGCCAGTTCCTGCTTTGAAAGAACAGATTGCTTCTGTCACAGGCGTGTTATCAGAACAACAACGTTTAATATGCCGTGGAAAAGTTTTAAAGGATGATCAACTACTCTCTGCATATC ATGTTGAAGATGGGCATACCTTGCACCTGGTAGTCAGGCAACCTCTTCTGCCATCTTCTGATGGCATGCCCAATCATTCAG CAACTGATCCTGCTTCAAGTACAAGTCGTGGTCATGTGGCCCCTAGTGTTGTAATAGAAACTTTTAGTGTGCCTGATCAAGGTGATGGAGTTCCTCTCGAAATCAGTAGG ATTGTTTCTGCTGTTCTTGGTTCATTTGGATTTCAAAATATTGGAGGTGGCAATGAAGGACTTGATGCTGCAAGG CGTGGACAGCATAGATCACCAACTGCTAGTGGTACACCAGATGCAGCTGGGCTGCTACCTGAGCAAGCTGGCAGCAGGGTTCAATCTGATAGATCACAAAGTGCTTTTGGCCTTCCAACAGGAGTATCTTTGGAGTCTTTGAATCCCCTT GTAATTCCTGATTCTTTGACAACTTTGACCCAATATCTGAGTCTTATGAGGCGTGAATTCAATGCTATCG GCAGAGTGGGGGAAAATATTGCTCAAGGAGAGGCTATACAGAGGACTGAGCAAAGAGACTCTGATTCCACATCAAGATCAGGAACTGTACAAGAACCGCTTCCAACACCTGCATCCTTGGCTGAAGTGATGCTGTCTAGCAGACAATTTATCAATGGACAAGTTGCAGAATGCTTACAA CAACTTGCGAGGCAACTAGAGAGTCAAGCAAATGTTACTGATCCTGCATCACGGTCGAGCACTCAGTCCAGTGCATGGAGGACTGGAGTTCAACTTCATAATTTAGGTGCATTTCTACTTGAACTTGGACGGACTACAATGACTCTTCGACTAGGTCAAGCACCG TCAGACGCTGTGGTCAATGCGGGTCCTGCAGTTTTCATAAATCAATCTGGTCCTAATCCTCTAATGGTTCAG CCTCTTCCTTTTCAACCAGGAGCAGGCTTTGGTGCCGTCCCTGTGGGATCTGTGCAGCCTGGATCCGGTTTAGTCAATGGTATAGGTACTGGGTTTCTTCCGAGGCGTATTGATATACAAATTCGAAGAG ATTTACTTTGA